In Candidatus Cloacimonadaceae bacterium, the following proteins share a genomic window:
- the truB gene encoding tRNA pseudouridine(55) synthase TruB codes for MNTTQTTADKGFLLIDKPEGITSFDVIRHLRRITKLRRIGHCGTLDPFATGLLVCTLGSYTRLSQFIEAQSKEYNAQIKLGAKTDSGDRTGSVIETNDIGISEVDSHNICAEALSIRELPVPAYSAVKIDGVRSYKLARQGIAPEMPARLTTISKFQFLKIELPYISYSCTVSKGTYIRSLSEWVAERFGSVGHTIELRRTAIGDIRIEDAVSLESLDETNWRDRLYPAQRVFERGDHLTLTEESLIKLMQGKIIPNEGEDCATIMIFDSGANLCSVCDRKDNLLKPRINLP; via the coding sequence ATGAATACTACGCAAACAACTGCGGATAAAGGTTTTCTCCTGATTGATAAACCGGAGGGGATCACTTCTTTCGATGTGATTCGCCATTTGCGCAGAATCACAAAGCTCCGCCGGATCGGTCACTGTGGCACACTCGATCCCTTCGCTACAGGTCTCTTGGTCTGCACCTTGGGTTCCTACACCCGTCTGAGCCAATTCATCGAAGCCCAAAGTAAAGAATACAATGCACAAATCAAACTTGGAGCGAAAACAGACAGCGGAGACAGAACCGGCAGCGTTATCGAAACCAATGATATCGGGATTTCGGAAGTAGATTCGCATAACATCTGCGCGGAAGCTTTATCGATCAGAGAGCTTCCCGTTCCTGCATATTCAGCAGTCAAGATCGATGGAGTCCGTTCCTATAAGCTTGCCCGGCAAGGCATTGCACCGGAAATGCCAGCTCGCCTCACTACGATCAGCAAGTTTCAATTTCTCAAGATTGAACTGCCATATATTTCCTATTCATGCACAGTGTCCAAGGGCACCTATATCCGCAGCCTGAGCGAATGGGTGGCGGAGCGTTTTGGCAGCGTTGGGCACACTATTGAGCTGCGCAGAACCGCCATCGGAGATATCAGAATAGAGGATGCCGTTTCCTTGGAAAGCTTGGACGAAACCAACTGGCGAGACCGTCTGTATCCCGCGCAGCGCGTGTTTGAAAGAGGCGATCACCTCACTCTCACCGAAGAAAGTTTGATCAAACTAATGCAGGGAAAGATCATCCCCAACGAAGGAGAAGACTGCGCCACCATCATGATCTTCGACTCTGGTGCAAACCTATGCAGCGTTTGCGACAGAAAGGATAATCTGCTCAAGCCAAGGATCAATCTACCATGA
- a CDS encoding DHH family phosphoesterase codes for MINIADLRDAILSQLKPELKIAIMSHVNPDGDGFCASLALQRLIARLGFESMIVIDEGNLDRFSFLMKDCSIEKYRQSMVFDLLFVLDCNSRNRLGERYSLVKAANTTVLIDHHEQEDGTIPVEITFIDQSYVSVGAILFDLFESDIRGLEDEDRIHIGNCLYATILNDTNNFTNANVNSSVFRIAGEINSLGIAPHALYKDYFLNQSAYEMRYVGEVLSTIELHHKDRILYMHSSIKMLEHNDLDSEAVMNITRWVQGVKGLDVIVYFREEETDHYKLSLRSLKLDVNKIAVSFGGGGHKNAAGCQVKGSLDEVKTLIKKILVSALNEYYANNCG; via the coding sequence ATGATTAATATAGCAGATCTCAGAGATGCCATACTTTCGCAGCTCAAACCGGAGCTCAAAATCGCTATCATGTCCCACGTCAATCCGGACGGAGACGGATTTTGCGCGTCCCTTGCGTTGCAGAGACTGATCGCCAGGCTTGGGTTTGAAAGCATGATCGTGATCGACGAAGGCAATCTTGATCGCTTTTCATTCCTGATGAAGGATTGCTCTATTGAGAAGTATCGGCAGTCAATGGTGTTTGACCTGCTTTTCGTGTTGGATTGCAACAGCAGAAACCGTTTGGGCGAGAGGTATTCTTTGGTCAAAGCGGCAAATACGACCGTTCTCATCGATCATCACGAACAGGAGGATGGCACAATTCCGGTAGAGATCACGTTTATCGATCAGTCCTACGTCTCGGTGGGCGCAATCCTCTTTGATCTGTTCGAGAGCGATATCAGAGGGCTTGAAGACGAAGATCGAATCCATATCGGCAACTGCCTTTATGCCACTATCTTGAACGATACCAACAACTTTACCAATGCCAACGTCAATTCGTCCGTGTTTCGAATAGCGGGGGAGATCAATTCACTCGGCATCGCTCCCCACGCGCTCTACAAGGATTATTTCCTCAATCAATCGGCATACGAGATGCGTTATGTGGGCGAAGTGCTTTCCACGATCGAACTTCATCATAAAGATCGTATTCTCTATATGCACTCAAGCATCAAGATGTTGGAACACAATGATCTGGATTCCGAGGCGGTGATGAATATCACTCGTTGGGTGCAGGGAGTGAAGGGCTTGGACGTCATCGTCTATTTCCGCGAGGAAGAGACCGACCATTACAAACTCAGCTTGAGGTCGCTCAAGCTCGATGTGAACAAGATCGCCGTCAGCTTTGGCGGTGGTGGACACAAGAACGCCGCCGGTTGCCAAGTCAAGGGCAGTCTGGACGAAGTCAAGACCCTGATCAAAAAAATACTTGTTTCAGCTTTGAATGAATACTACGCAAACAACTGCGGATAA
- the rbfA gene encoding 30S ribosome-binding factor RbfA, with translation MKSFRIPRLQEELKKIFNIALSQKLRDPKLAWVSITEVVISKDLRYAKLFFSHYYNLEPHEIIKEHLIKTSGFLKKQIAGANIMRTIPELSFFYDETEDRAATVDNLLAKIKDEYGDDDDSDYDPDIDIDDYLDDDDYFDTDEDDYDDYDEDDED, from the coding sequence ATGAAGTCGTTTCGAATACCCCGTCTCCAGGAAGAATTGAAAAAGATATTCAACATCGCGCTCAGCCAAAAGCTGCGCGATCCCAAACTTGCCTGGGTGAGCATCACCGAAGTGGTGATCTCCAAGGACTTACGTTATGCCAAGCTCTTTTTTTCGCATTACTATAACCTGGAGCCCCATGAAATCATTAAAGAGCACCTTATCAAAACATCAGGTTTTCTAAAAAAACAAATCGCAGGAGCTAATATTATGAGAACCATTCCCGAGCTGTCCTTCTTTTACGATGAAACCGAGGATCGCGCCGCCACAGTCGATAACTTGCTTGCCAAAATCAAGGACGAGTATGGCGATGACGATGATTCGGACTACGATCCGGATATCGACATCGACGATTATTTGGACGATGATGACTACTTTGATACCGACGAAGACGATTATGATGACTATGACGAGGACGACGAGGACTGA